A stretch of DNA from Paenibacillus albus:
TGGCTAACGGAAACAGCAACCAACTAGTTGTACCACAAGCTAGCGCTGCACTAGACCAAATGAAATATGAGGTCGCACAAGAGCTGGGTATTTCCCTTCCGCAAGATGGATACTACGGCAACATCACAACAAAAGATGCCGGTTCCATCGGTGGTAGCATTACCCGCAAACTGGTGCAAA
This window harbors:
- a CDS encoding alpha/beta-type small acid-soluble spore protein — its product is MANGNSNQLVVPQASAALDQMKYEVAQELGISLPQDGYYGNITTKDAGSIGGSITRKLVQIAEQSLAGR